In the genome of Eschrichtius robustus isolate mEscRob2 chromosome 12, mEscRob2.pri, whole genome shotgun sequence, one region contains:
- the LOC137774021 gene encoding cathelicidin-4-like, protein METQRASLALGRWPLWLLLLGLVVPLVSTQALSYREAVLRAVDRLNERSSEANLYRLLELDPLPKADGDPDTPKPVSFTVKETVCPSTTQQPPEQCDFKENGLVKQCVGTVTLDQSKDQFDINCNELQSVRSIRFWPPRWRRPWPFPWIRPRFPGKR, encoded by the exons ATGGAGACTCAGAGGGCCAGCCTCGCCCTGGGGCGGTGGCCACTGTGGCTACTGCTGCTGGGACTAGTGGTACCCTTGGTCAGCACCCAGGCCCTCAGCTACAGGGAAGCTGTGCTCCGTGCTGTGGATCGCCTCAACGAGCGGTCCTCAGAAGCTAATCTCTACCGCCTCCTGGAGCTGGACCCGCTTCCCAAGGCC GATGGCGACCCGGACACCCCGAAGCCTGTAAGCTTCACGGTGAAGGAGACCGTGTGCCCCAGCACGACCCAGCAGCCCCCGGAGCAGTGTGACTTCAAGGAGAAtggg CTGGTGAAACAGTGTGTGGGGACAGTCACCCTGGACCAGTCCAAGGACCAATTTGACATAAACTGTAATGAG CTTCAGAGTGTCAGGAGCATTCGTTTCTGGCCTCCACGTTGGCGAAGGCCATGGCCATTCCCGTGGATCCGGCCAAGGTTTCCCGGAAAACGGTGA